A stretch of DNA from Bremerella alba:
GAAGCATGAGTGGCCCGAAAATCGAATACTTGAAAGACGAAGTCCTGGAAGCCATCCGCAGTATGCCGCGAGAGAGTGAATTTCAAATCGTCTTTTTCAACAGTCAAGCCGTTCCCTACAACATGCGTGGATGGCGAAACCCAAAACGCGATCTCGACAACGTTAAGCGTTGGCTTAACACCGTCTCGGCCCAAGGTGGTACCAATCCGATTACAGCCTTTCAAGAAGCGTTTAAGCTGACCCCTGCCCCCGATGCCATCTTCTTCATGACCGACGGTCTGTTCGAACCCGATGTTGTCCCCGGCGTGAAAGCCCTGAATGTCGGTGGCAGCAACAGGACCAAAGTTCATTCCATTTCTTTCATCGACAAGTCAGCCGAACCATTCATGAGGCAGATTGCTAACGAATCCGGAGGATCGTACCGTCATGTCTCTGCGTTTTGAAAGCCCACGCGAAAACACGTGGCGCGGGCAATGCGTGGCGGTTCTGGTCGCCGTACTTTGGTTCGTCATTCCGGTCCACGTTCAGGCCGATCGGCTTATCCTCCGAGATCTCCGTTTGCTCAGCAACATCACCGTGATTGGCTTCGACGAAGAAGGGGTCAAGGTCACCGACAACAACCTCATCCCTTGGCACGAGATTGAACTGGGCACGATCAGTCCAGACAAGCAAGCCGACTTCGATCGACTGCGGAAGGAACTGGGCGATCCCCTCTTTCGTATCCACCAACGACTGAAAGTGGGAGACTACGCCGGAGCCCGCGAACCGGCCGAGGCTATCTTCGATCGCTACAAAAATCGTGACTCCAAAGTCGCATACATGGTATGCCAGGCCACCATGTGGGGGCGACTCGCCCAAGGTGAACGCGAAGCAGCGTTGGAACCTTACTTCTGTTGCTTGCGAATCATGAAGAAGTCAGCCCGTACCAGCGAAGTGACGCAGCTGCCCGGTAGCCGATCGCTCGACTACGACAAGCAGACCGGCCTGACATCCGACATGCTGCCGATCTTCTTCGATCGCGACAAAGCTGCCCAGGCATTGCCCTTGGCCAGCACGGCGGCCACATCGATCGGCTCGAGCGCCCCCGACGGTGTGCTAGTCTATATGGCGTCGTTGGCGATTGCCGCCGAGGACTTCGTCCAGGCTGAATCGTGGCAGAAACGCATCCGCAGCGGCAATCCTACCCTGAAACAATGGCCCATTATCCTGACGGCTCAAGCACGCATTCAAACCGGCGATCTGATCGGTGCTCGGGCTGACCTTGAGCCGCTGATCCATAGCTTCGAGACCTGGAACCAACCGGTTGCGTGGTACCTGTTGGGCATCTCCGGCGCTCGCTCGAGCGAGTTTTTGCGGATCGAAAATGGCGTGCTCGATTTACTGCACATCCCTGCCCTGTATGGCAACGACTATCCCGAACTCGCTGCGGCTGCCCTGTCAGAAACTTACTCGGCGTTCAACCGCGTCCAGCAACCGGAACAGGCCCAGGACATTCGTCGGCAGCTTTTGCTGTTTTACGGCGGAACGATCCACGCCCAACAACTTCGCGAAGCGACCCAGTCCAAAAGCAACCCTTGAGAGGCACCCTGATATGCGACACAAGACGACGCCCAAGACGGGCATCATCTATTGCCTGGTACTGCTGGTAGCAGTGTTTACCGTTCAGCTCTGGGCCCAAGATTCCTCAGGGCCCGCTCCAGACTCGCCCGACACGTTGACGCTCGACGGCAACGACGAGGCCACCATCGCGCCGCGTGCCGACTACGAAGAAAAGACGCTGCTCGACACGCTCATGGATGGTGGTACTGTCGGCGTTTTGATCGGCCTTTTGTCAATGGTTGCGATCGGCTTCATCGTCGAACACTTCCTAACCATTCGCAAAAGTGTACTCATGCCGGAAGGGGTCGCTTTTGAACTTGAAGAAATGATTGCTCAGGGACGCGTCGACGAAGCACTGGAAATCTGTAAGAACCCCGAGCACGAGTCGCTGCTGACCTACGTCGTGCAAGCAGGCCTCGAACGTTTCCGTGGGGCCGAGTTTGGTTTTGCCGAATACAAAGCGGCCGTTGAAGAAGCCGGCGAGGATCAAACGGCCAAGCTCTACCGCAAGACCGAAGTGCTCGGTTTGATTGGTTCGATCGCGCCGATGCTCGGGCTCACCGGTACGGTGCTCGGTATGATCAAGGCCTTCAATACGATTGCTTCGAGCGGCGGGGCCCCGAAACCTGAAGATCTGGCCGGTTCGATTGGTCAGGCATTAGTGACGACGCTGCTAGGCCTGGTCGTCGCGATTCCGGCAATGGTGGCCTATAGCTACTTTGGAAACCGCATCGATTCGTTGGTAGCAGAAGTCGGAAAACGAGTAGAACAAATTCTGACGCCGCTAGGTCGCCGTCGCTAATCGCTTAGGGAGAATGACATGAAGCTCTCTAAGAAGCGAGTGCGACACACCAAGGGGATGGACATCACGCCGATGATCGACATCGTCTTCTTGCTGCTGATCTTCTTCATTACGGTAAGCCAGGTCTCGGAAACCAATCGCGAGAAGCTGGAACTACCAGAGCTGAAGGGTGCGAAGGATCAAAAGAAGACTTCCCTGGTCGTCAACATTAACAAGGCCGGCGAGATCGTTGTGGCCGGCAACCCAGTCCAGCTAGCCGATATAGCGTTTTTGGTGGGGAATGAACTCGAAGCCAACGGAGGCGACGCTGCCATGGTAACGGTGGTGGTTCGCGTCGATCAGAAAGCAACCTGCGAAGTCCCTAATGCTTTGGTCAAGCAGTTGGCCAGCCAAGGGATCTCTAAAGTTCGCCTCGCCGTTCAGGTACCCAACTAAGCCATGAAACTTTCCAGCCATAAACGAGCCCATAAACGCCAGATCACGCTGGAGATGACCAGTATGATCGACGTCGTATTTCTGCTGCTGATCTTCTTTATTGTCACCGCCAGCTTCACAAAGACCGAACGTGACCTGGACGCTGTGACTAAAGTGAATGAGAAGTCCAGCAGCGCCGCCGAGACCGACTTAGAGCCAGCCGTCGTGCTATTGGCTCAGGTCGACGGCGGCTGGGTCTATCAGATCGGTTCTAATAACCTCACCACCTTCGCCGAGTTGCAGGAAGTGCTCGATAAGTTTCCTAACAAAACCGACGGAGCGTTCGTGCGTGCCCCCGATGCCGCACCTTACGGAATGGCAGCCTCGGCCATTCAAGCTTGCAAGAACGCCGATTTCCCCGGCGTTTCATATGTTCCCCTAGCCAATTAAAGAGTAATCAATCTCTCACGTGTTCCCTGTACTGAAATGGCGATTCGCGTTGACACTTCTCGGTTGCATCCCATGCACCGTGATGTGCCTGATGCCGCTGCGCGCTGTTTCTGCTCAAAACGCGTTGGTCAACGACACGCGTTCTCCGCAGCAAATGATTGAGGAATATCGCCGAGTCGATGGCTATCTAAGCAAAATGAAGCTGCCCCAACAGCGGCTGCTCTTGATCGAGCGATATCTGAAGGGTGCCCTGCCGGCCAACGAGCGTGAAGAACTGCTCGATCAAGGCTCGCAGTTGTACGCGTCCCAACTGATGCGATACGCCGATGACCCGGCTCGGTCGAAACACTACCTGGAAAAGGTCCAGCAGTTTCTCGCCGACCATCCCAGTGCCGACACGCCTGCAATTCAGGTGATGCTTCTGCAAGCCGACTACAACCGCGGCGAAGCAGCCGTCACGCGTTGGCTGAATGATCCGGCGGATAAAGAGTCTCTCGTCGAGGCACGCAGCGAATTTCAGCGGATCGCTCCGAAGCTGGTCGACTATCACAAGTCGATTCAAAAACGAATTGAAGAGCAATGGGACATCATCGACCGCATGCCCTCTGGCACCGGACGAGAAACTCGCGAAAAGGTCGTGCGCGAACTGGAAGGAGTCGTCGGCCGGGCCGCGTTCTTCGGCGCGTGGTCGAACTATTACCTTTCGCTGGTCGAGGATATGCGTGGGCCATCGAAATACTCGAAGATCGCCATTGGTCTCTTTCGCGAGCTATTGGACTTGAAGGTCGATCCGAAAGCGACCACGCCTTGGCATGAAGTGGCCGATCCGAATCGAATGGGACTCCAACAGGAATGGCGAGCCCGGGCGTTAATCGGTCTCGCCATGTCTGAGATCCTGGACGACAATGCTCTCGACGGGCAGCGCTGCTTTGCACTTCTAGAGGCAGGCCCAACCAGCGCCGCGATCGCCGATCAATCCGACTATTGGTACTGTCGAGGGCTTATCAATGCCGACAAGCTCGACGAGGCGGCCAACTTTGCCAAGACGACCATTCAAGACTTTCAAGGAAATTCGTCCCCCGGCAAGACAAGTCTATGCGTGCTGTTGGCAGACACCGGACTTCGGGAAGGTGCCAATGCTCCTAAAATCCACGAAATGGGCGTTCAGGGTTTGATTGGCTTGGCCAAGCTGGGCCATCACTCGGCGGCCATTCAGTTGGTCGAAAAGTACGAGCTTGATCTCGAGACCTCGCAGGGTTTCTACATGATGTGGCTCGTCGGCCAGCAGCAATTTGCCAACGCCGAAAAGTCGAAGTCCGACGACGACTACCGCACGGCGCAAGCCCAGCTTCGCGATGCCTTGGCGGCACCCGAAGCCAAGAAAGACCTCCTTTCAGCAAGCGAATGTCGATACACACTCGCCTGGTGCAGCTACCGCCTGAACGAACACGCTGAGGCGGGCATGAATTTTCAAGATGCCGTCTCGGGGCTGAAAGGTCCCAACCCAGGGAAAGCAGCCGAAGCGGCTTGGATGGCATTTGTGTCTTACCAGGCCCTCGCCAAAGAGGAACCCCGCTACGGTCTGCGTGCCATCGAAGTGCTAGAAGATTTGAAACGTGACTTTCCCAACCATCAGTACGCTCAAAAGGCCGACTACTTCATTGCCAAGCTGCAGCAGTCTCGTGGCTCGATGACTTCTTCGATTCGGCAGCTGCAAAGTATCGCCCCGAACGATCCGAATTATTGGTCGGCCAAGTTCGACTTGTGCAACCTGCTGCGACAACAAATCGATCAGGCCTCGTCGGAAGACGAAAAGAAAGAGCTGGCACGGCAACTCAAACAGGTCGCCGACGACCTTCAATCCCGCTTAAACCAAGACTCCGCCCAGGAGGATCGCATCTCGGGCGTGGTGCGATGCCTGTTAAATACAGCCGATTTAGCCCGTAAGAACATCTTGCCTTCCGCTGATTTGGCTAATTATGTTAGTGCGGCCAAGACGCTGGTCGCTTCCCTTCCGCCAAGCGACCGGGCCTGGGTCGACTACCACTACCAGGCCCTCATGCTGGCTCGCTCCCAAAAGAAAGATACCGAGGTCGTCGCTCATGCCAACTGGCTTCTAACAAATGCGGTCGGCACTCCGTACGAGCAATCGGCGTTGATTGTCCGGGCCCTGGAAATTGATCAGCAGGTCGCCGCCACATCGACCCCGGACATGCAGCTTCTGGAAGAAGGTTTCGACATCTATAGCCGCCTGGTGAAGCATCTCGGAGCAACGTCCGGAGCGGTGAAACAAAATAAGAACGCCAAAGTGGCCTGTTCGAAGACGGCCGATTTCGCCGAGCGGCTCCAGCGCTGGTCCGACGCGGCGACTTACCTGCGTGTGCTGGTCGCTGCCTATCCCAAGGAACAAGAGTACCTGCAACGGCTGGGAAGGGTCGAGTTCACGCTGCAGAACTACGTAGGAGCCCTTGGGCTCTGGCGCACCTTGCTGGTGGGGCTCGATCAGGGGGAAGAAGCGTGGTACGAGGCCAAGTACTACCAGCTGGCCTGTCTGCTTCAAACCGATCGTGCTCAAGCCCAAACGGTCTTAGAGCAGTTTCAATTGCTGCACCCCGATTGGGGTTTGCCCCCGTGGCGCGATAAAATAAAGAAACTTGCCCAGCAGGTCTCCGGACCTGATGGGTCATAACCTGTATGTAATTCCCGAACACGTCGAATGGAATGGCTCAAGGACCGTCTTCACACTCTGCCGACCAAAATCAATCGCAGCGAATTGACGAGTTCGTTCGCGAAGCGGAAGCTTTTCTTGCTTCCCGTGGCGGAGGACACGATCCGACCGTCTTGCCGGCGCTGGCCTATCAGTTCGGTCTCTCGCGGGAAGAGTACCAGCAGGCAATGCACATCCTGTACACGGCCCCTGCTTCACCCGAGGATGCTCCTCCTCCGGTTCCCCCCCAGCCAGAACCGGTCGCAGAAACAGCTCCTGGTTCCGTAACGCTTCCGGCGGATATTCTGGCGGATGAAGCCGAACCGCCCCTCGACGACGAACTTCTGATCGAATCGGAAATCGTAGCCGAGGACGACCAAGACTACCCCGGCGTGCGGCCTCAAGACCTTTACACGTTCACCCGTCAGGCACGCCTGATTTTGGCGGACGCACGCGGGTGGTCGGAACCCGCCTTGGCCAAAATCAACTTCCTGGCCGATCAGTTTCTGATACCGCACGCCATCCGCGGCAACCTTTACCGACGACTCGACGATACCGGCTTCAATCCCACGCCCCCAACAGAAGAGGCACCAACGCCCGATCCGATGCAGGCTTTCGCCGACCAGGCGGCACCCGAGACGGACGAGCAACTCACCCAAGAGCAGCGCGAAGCGGCCGAGCAGGAAAAGGCCGAGAAGAAGAAACGGCAATCACCGAGCAAACTCTTTAAAGTCTATCTGCGGAAGGCGATGGAAGCCCTGCCGGCCAAACGCGTGAACGAGCGACGCGAACAGAAGCTCATACGCGAGGGGACGACCAAGCTCGGTCTCAGCGAAGTACTAGCCCGTGACCTACTTTTGGAAGTTGCCAAAAGCAAAGGGTTCGTGGTCGCCTCGGAAGAAGAGAAACCCGAGGAACGCGACGTAAAACAAGCCAAAGCCGAACGGTTCACCACGTTTCAGCAGCGGGCCGCCACCATCATTGCCGGGCAAGGCGGAGTCAATTCACTAACCCGCATCATGATCGCCCAGGTAGCCACCGACCTAGGACTTTCCGACCAAGAGCGTGACGCCGCGCTCGCTTCGATTCAAAAGCAAAGCGAGAAAAACGAATCGGATACACGCCAGCAACAACGTGCCGACTCGTTCCGGCAATTCGTGCGGGAACGACTCGACAACATGAGTCACGGCATCGTGATCGCGACGCTGGCCCAGCAGTTGGTGCAGATTGGCGTCGACATGCATGGCATTCATGAAGACCTGGCATGGATCGCGCTCAGAGAAGTTCTGCAAGAGGAAGACCTGCGTCTGGTGACCGTTGGTCAGGCCGAATCTCACATCAAATCTCTCGTCGATGAGTTGATGCAGGAACAAGGATTCCTCTCAATTCAAAGTCGCCAGCGTTTGTTGGCCGAGGGGGAACAGTGGGGACTCGATCACGGCAAATGCCAACAATTGCTCGAAGACCTGGTCGTTGAATACACGCGCAAGCAAAACCGTGGACATCGCCAGGTCGCCCTGATCTTTGGGGCGTTTTTTGCCCTGCTTATTTTCGGTGGCGGTTATATCATTTACCTCGGCTCGATCCCTCCGATCGGTTCGCCAACAGCCCACCATTCTCCGGGAAAGCCCGCAACCGATCTCGCCGACCCTGACCTTCCGACCCCAGCTGAAGACGACGAGCCGGAAGAACTCGTTTGGCAGCGGCAACCATGGTGGGGTGAACCGCTTTCTATCAAACTTGAGAGTCTCTTTCGAAACGAGACCTCGTTACGCCCACGTTTGACGGCCATTTGCACCGAGGACCCCAACCGCCGCAGTAATGCCTATCGAGCACTACTGCCGCAGCTGGTAACGAAGTCCGTCGCCCAAGAGGGAGAGTCGCGAGAAGCCATCCGGGATGTGGTTATGGGGCTCGTTTATGACGAACCAAGCGGCGAAGCCGTCGATGTGATCGCCCAGACGCTGACCGAAGGAATCTCGCTGAAGGATGCTCCGATCTCGGCCGCAACGCCGTTGTCGCAATTGCTAGAGAAAGCCTACCTCAGCGTAAAAACGGCTCAGCAGCCTGGCTTGCCGGAAGATCGTCGAGAGCTTTTCCTTAAGGAACTAGAGCAACAACTGGGTATCACTTACTCTGGATCGGCAGACCCCGTCGAACTCACCATGAGTGAGATGACCCGCGAGCAGTATCGCAAGATTCGCGATCTTGCCGCCAGTGATCCGAATGCGGCGGCCCGTTTACATGCCGATCTTTCCAAAATGGCACAAAGCTACCTGCCAGCGGATCAGGTGCTGGCCAAAGACAGCTTTTTGATTGCTGATATTGCCAGCCGAATGACCGAAAACTGGACGGCCTACCAGCCGGTCGTGCAGCGGGTAATTAGTTCTCAGAAGGTCGATCGCCTGCTGCCGATACTCGATGCGTTCGAGCAGGGACTCAAAAGCTCTTCCGTTCAACAGGAACTCTCTCGAATGCTGTCGCGACGGGTCAGTCGCGGATTAGATTCAGACGATCCGGTTCAATCGGCAGCGATCGTTCGTACCGAATTGGGCCTCGATGCGGTCGTTGTTCGCGACGGTGAAATGTACCGTATGTTCACGCGAAGATCCTCCTCTTTCAACGAGCAAATGCCATCCGATATCGCACCGGACGAACTTGCTCAGGAGGTGACCCAGCTAAGTTTTCTGTCGGTTCTGGGTCATGCGGCCAGCCAAGGAGATATGGGACAGCGAATCTTCGAGGAGACGCTCAAGAAGGGGGCACCGGAACTTGAGGCCGACGCGGCAAATAGTGCGAATGCCAAATCTTCGTCCACGAAGTCGCTGGCTGCGTTGTCCAAGATCGAATCGCTCGTCGAGCGACTATATCGCGCGAGCAATCCTCTGGGCCGGATTGATATCTACAAGGAATTATGTTCGCTTTCCGGCGATGTCGAGGATGTCGACTACGCCACGTCGGCTCAGTTGGCCGAATACTTGCTGGCACCCAAACCCCGCGCCGAACAAAGCCAGATCCAAAGCGGAATCCGAGCGTTCTCGCACTGGACGAACATCAAGCTGGCCATTGCCGATCAGGTACATACGGCCCGCCGCGCCGCCGACGACATGGCCGAGATCGTGAGTGGTTTGCTTGGGGAAACAGTGGTCGTTAATAACGTGCGTACCGCTCGAGAAGAACTGCGCGAACGTTTGCTACGTAGCGGGCTCGAGGGTCTCGGCAATCAGCCTGCCCAATCCGGAGAGCTTTCGCCGCAGATGGCCAACGATATGGCCGCTTTCCTCGCCGGTCACTATCGGCAGCATGCACGGTTGAGCGGCATTTCTTCTGACCAACTCGGTCCTTCCGAACTGCCGGATGCGATCGTAGCGAGATTGATCGAGATCGAACGAGCCCAACTCGAGCAGATGTCCCTTTCCGATGCCGAAGCAGCCAAGCTCCAGGATATTACTCGCCGTGAAATTGCCCTTAATTACCTGAGCGATTCGCCCATCGCATCGATGGTGGCCAAGCAGCGGGTTTGGCTACGACTGCTGGCGCTGCGTTACGCCCAAGAGCGGCCGCAATTCCACGGGCAGTTGGAACAGATTATCGACAATTTGGAACAACAAGATGCCGCCGCGACCAGCTTGATCGAACAACTACGCCATGGCGAAATGGCGTTGGTCAACGTTTGGGAACTAACCGGAGGATCGGCATGATGGTTTTCCGTACAGGCTGGAAGCGATGGTTGATGCTCTGGGCAGTCTTGCTATTTTGCGGCGATGCTTTGGGAGCCGTTGTTTATGTTAAAGGACAAAAGGAGCCAATCTCAGGCTTCGTCGAGTCTACTGACGACACGAGCATCCGCCTGCGAATAACAACGCCTGACGGTGACGAGCTACATCGCCAGATCCTGCGCAGCGAGATCGATTTGCTGCTTCAGCCGGTCAGCCCTGGCCGTTTGAGCCAACTCTCGCCAGAGAACCCCAAGGCCTACCGCGAATACGCCGAAGAACTGGCCGAAAAGAAGACCGACCCTGAAGCAGTTGAAACGGCCAAGCGTCTGTTCATGATTGCCGCCCATCTCGATCCTAAAACCGAGGGACGAAGCGCACTTCTGGGAATGACCCTGCTCATGAACGATGCCCAAGGCGTGAAACAGTTGCGAGCGATGGCCTACCTGATCGATCCGTCGCACGACGCCGCTTTGCTGGAAGGTCAGCAGCAGGAAGTCACCACCGGGGCAGCGTTGGATGAGTCTATGCGACAAGAGGTCACCAAAGTCTTGCGAATGCTACGCCAGGGCGAGCGAGCTGACGCACGGCAACAACTGCAACGAGAAGAACTACGCAGCGCCATGCGACAAGGGACAAGCAAGATTACACCCGACGAGTGCCTGGCGCTTGTGCAAGGCCTTTGTCCTGGCTGCGGACAAGGGAAGATCCCGCCGTATATGCTCCAGAAACTCGTCGCCGCAGAGCTCGAACTTAATACCAGTCAGGCAGCCAACGACGTTCAGCCAAAGTGGGGATTCTATCTCAGCGAAACGTTTCAAAAACCGTTGCCGGTCTTATCTCTGGCCAAGGCGATCGGCTTCGACCCTCGGCAGTGTGTCTACCGCGACGGAGCGTGGGTGGAGCCCAAAAAGTAACCGCGCGGAACTAGGGAGCGATGAATTCGTCGCTGAAACGACGGACATACGAAGGATCGATTTCCGAACCTTCTTCTTCGCCGAAGTAATAAACGTTCGAGTCGGAAATGTGACGATCAGCCACATGGGCAAACAGGTACGCGGCCGCTGCGGTGCGAATGTCGTCGATCATGTCTTTCCAATTCGTTTCGCCACGCTTCTCTTGGTGGACTTTCATCAGATGGATACCGAACTTGGTTTGGATCGGTCCGACGAGTTCACCAACCGGGCGAGCAAACGCAGCTTCATGGATACGCGGATCGAGCGGCCCATGATGCTTGATCCAGCCCATGTCCCCGCCGTCAGCGGCGCTGGGTGCTTGCGAATGCTTCTTGACTGCGTCCTCGAATGAGATTTCGCCTTGTTGGATACGATCGCGAAGGAACACGGCTTCACGAAAAGCGACATCCC
This window harbors:
- a CDS encoding MotA/TolQ/ExbB proton channel family protein, with the translated sequence MRHKTTPKTGIIYCLVLLVAVFTVQLWAQDSSGPAPDSPDTLTLDGNDEATIAPRADYEEKTLLDTLMDGGTVGVLIGLLSMVAIGFIVEHFLTIRKSVLMPEGVAFELEEMIAQGRVDEALEICKNPEHESLLTYVVQAGLERFRGAEFGFAEYKAAVEEAGEDQTAKLYRKTEVLGLIGSIAPMLGLTGTVLGMIKAFNTIASSGGAPKPEDLAGSIGQALVTTLLGLVVAIPAMVAYSYFGNRIDSLVAEVGKRVEQILTPLGRRR
- a CDS encoding ExbD/TolR family protein, whose amino-acid sequence is MKLSKKRVRHTKGMDITPMIDIVFLLLIFFITVSQVSETNREKLELPELKGAKDQKKTSLVVNINKAGEIVVAGNPVQLADIAFLVGNELEANGGDAAMVTVVVRVDQKATCEVPNALVKQLASQGISKVRLAVQVPN
- a CDS encoding ExbD/TolR family protein gives rise to the protein MKLSSHKRAHKRQITLEMTSMIDVVFLLLIFFIVTASFTKTERDLDAVTKVNEKSSSAAETDLEPAVVLLAQVDGGWVYQIGSNNLTTFAELQEVLDKFPNKTDGAFVRAPDAAPYGMAASAIQACKNADFPGVSYVPLAN